Proteins from a genomic interval of Clostridia bacterium:
- a CDS encoding WecB/TagA/CpsF family glycosyltransferase: MRNTQNIMGIKIDSVTMHQAVDIVKSFISKNKLHTIYTPNAEIIMDAQKDLYLRNILNEADMLVADGAGVVLASKILARKVPEKVSGIDLTRNSFSIALDRKIRYFFFGGKPGVAEEAAERLKSQYPGIEVVGCRNGYFSKDEDPDIVNQINSSEADILLVALGAPKQEKWIYEHKDILNVKICIGVGGSLDIYAGKASLAPDFFRNNGLEWLYRLYKEPWRFKRMLKLPKFVIYAVFARLGLYKIK, translated from the coding sequence ATGAGAAATACACAAAACATAATGGGGATAAAAATTGATAGCGTAACAATGCATCAGGCGGTAGATATAGTGAAGTCATTTATCTCAAAAAACAAACTCCATACTATATATACTCCAAATGCAGAAATAATAATGGATGCACAAAAGGACCTGTATCTGAGAAACATACTAAATGAAGCCGATATGCTTGTAGCTGACGGAGCCGGGGTAGTACTGGCTTCCAAAATCCTGGCCAGGAAGGTACCGGAAAAGGTATCCGGGATAGACCTCACTAGGAACTCCTTCAGTATTGCCTTAGACAGAAAAATCAGGTATTTCTTTTTCGGGGGTAAACCCGGTGTAGCTGAAGAAGCTGCTGAAAGGCTTAAATCGCAATATCCCGGGATTGAGGTCGTAGGCTGTAGAAACGGTTATTTCTCAAAGGATGAAGATCCTGATATAGTAAATCAGATCAATTCTTCGGAAGCTGATATCTTGTTGGTCGCACTTGGCGCTCCGAAGCAGGAAAAGTGGATTTATGAGCATAAAGACATACTGAATGTCAAGATATGTATAGGTGTAGGCGGAAGTCTTGACATATATGCAGGCAAAGCAAGTCTTGCTCCGGACTTTTTCCGGAATAATGGCTTGGAGTGGCTATACAGATTGTATAAAGAGCCCTGGCGTTTCAAGCGGATGCTAAAGCTGCCCAAATTTGTCATTTACGCCGTATTCGCACGTTTGGGATTATATAAAATCAAATAA
- the csaB gene encoding polysaccharide pyruvyl transferase CsaB, with protein sequence MKVLHLTGGGDIGGAKTHVVSLVKNLGKHIDVKLVSFRPGAFAEEAQDMGINTEIIRTGNIFTDIKHVVSLIRKENYQIIHSHGAKANMIAVLAKMFTRLPVVTTVHSDYKLDYMHSAVRRYSFGIINTVALRFIDYYTCVSKNIKETLIERKFMPSKLFTIPNGIDFDNQPVVCSREEFVGKFGLPVGKDDVLVGILARLTPVKGVKIFIQAAKEVIEKNSNIKFLIAGDGDERKALEQMVTSEGLTGNIFFLGYIKESFNFLNAIDINVLSSVSEGFPYSILEGALLKKATVSSRVGGIPDLIDSGENGFLFAPGDYLKLSEYIVELSRNTAKRREIGERIYVKAKDIFSMSSMCKTQLRIYDTISRTKQAKNSYDVILSGYYGFKNSGDDAILMAIINNLKTYKDDVKIVVLSKSPVETGKHNNVDSINRLNLYKALSIMKRSKLFINGGGNLMQDGTSTRSLLYYLGVTWLAKKMGAKVMVYANGIGPINKSINKILTRSVLNQVDVITLREDLSMQELENLRVSKPRIVVTADPALTVEAAPKNEVDAILESEGIKETGPFIGFSARIIESNITYDEAIIAKAADYTVEKYSAVPLFIPMQPIDLVVLESIVSKMKYKGYIIRGRYEVNDIIGIISRMEMLVGMRLHSLIYAANLGIPVVGLVYDTKVEGFLEYFHQASAGHVQDLSFERLTAVMNEVWGNKESIRNTLYAVTSQLKEKAFENARIAVDLIESTPDR encoded by the coding sequence ATGAAAGTACTTCATTTAACCGGCGGCGGAGATATTGGGGGAGCAAAAACCCATGTCGTGTCTCTGGTTAAGAATCTTGGAAAACATATAGATGTAAAGCTGGTAAGCTTCCGTCCTGGGGCATTTGCTGAAGAGGCCCAGGATATGGGTATTAATACGGAAATAATCCGCACCGGAAATATATTCACTGATATAAAGCATGTTGTCAGCTTAATAAGGAAAGAAAACTACCAGATAATACATTCACACGGAGCAAAGGCAAACATGATTGCTGTACTTGCCAAAATGTTTACCAGACTCCCTGTTGTAACAACAGTCCACAGTGACTATAAACTTGACTATATGCATAGCGCTGTAAGAAGGTACAGCTTCGGTATTATAAATACCGTTGCTCTTCGCTTTATAGATTATTATACCTGTGTTTCGAAGAATATTAAAGAGACGCTTATTGAAAGAAAATTTATGCCAAGCAAATTATTTACAATCCCTAATGGGATTGATTTTGACAATCAGCCTGTCGTCTGCTCAAGAGAAGAATTTGTCGGCAAGTTTGGCCTGCCCGTCGGCAAGGATGATGTACTCGTAGGCATACTTGCACGGCTCACCCCTGTTAAGGGAGTAAAAATATTCATCCAGGCGGCAAAAGAAGTAATAGAAAAAAACTCAAACATAAAATTCTTAATAGCAGGAGATGGAGATGAGAGGAAAGCACTGGAACAAATGGTAACTTCCGAAGGCCTAACCGGTAATATTTTCTTCCTTGGCTATATAAAGGAATCATTCAACTTCCTGAATGCTATTGATATAAATGTGCTTTCTTCCGTAAGTGAAGGGTTTCCATACTCCATACTTGAGGGCGCTTTACTGAAAAAAGCTACTGTAAGCAGCAGGGTAGGCGGCATTCCCGATCTTATCGACAGTGGGGAAAACGGATTCTTATTTGCACCGGGGGACTATCTGAAGCTTTCAGAATATATAGTGGAGCTATCGAGGAACACTGCAAAAAGAAGAGAGATAGGTGAAAGGATTTACGTTAAGGCAAAGGACATATTCTCAATGAGCAGTATGTGCAAAACCCAGCTCCGGATATATGATACGATTTCAAGAACAAAACAGGCAAAAAACAGCTACGATGTAATTCTGTCAGGGTATTACGGCTTTAAGAACAGCGGCGACGATGCAATACTTATGGCTATCATAAATAATTTGAAAACTTATAAAGATGATGTTAAAATCGTCGTTTTGTCAAAGAGTCCGGTAGAAACCGGTAAGCATAATAATGTCGATTCAATTAACAGGCTGAACCTGTATAAGGCCCTGTCAATAATGAAACGATCCAAGCTGTTTATTAACGGTGGCGGAAATCTGATGCAGGACGGTACAAGCACACGTTCTCTGCTTTACTACCTTGGAGTAACCTGGCTTGCAAAAAAAATGGGCGCAAAAGTCATGGTGTATGCTAACGGAATCGGCCCTATAAACAAGAGCATTAATAAAATATTGACGCGAAGCGTTCTTAATCAGGTTGATGTAATTACGCTCAGAGAAGATTTATCAATGCAGGAATTAGAAAATCTGCGTGTAAGCAAGCCAAGAATAGTAGTTACTGCAGATCCCGCCCTGACTGTAGAGGCAGCGCCTAAAAATGAGGTAGATGCTATATTGGAGTCTGAAGGAATAAAGGAAACAGGGCCATTCATAGGCTTTTCCGCACGTATAATCGAAAGCAATATCACTTATGATGAAGCTATCATAGCAAAAGCTGCCGACTATACGGTAGAGAAATATAGCGCTGTTCCCCTGTTTATACCTATGCAGCCTATAGATCTCGTGGTTTTGGAAAGTATAGTGTCCAAAATGAAGTACAAGGGATATATAATAAGGGGAAGGTATGAAGTAAATGACATTATCGGTATCATCAGCAGGATGGAAATGCTTGTGGGAATGAGGCTGCATTCTCTTATCTACGCAGCTAATCTGGGTATACCAGTAGTGGGTCTTGTTTACGATACAAAGGTTGAAGGGTTTCTGGAATATTTTCATCAGGCTTCAGCAGGGCATGTACAGGACTTGAGCTTTGAAAGGCTTACGGCAGTGATGAATGAGGTATGGGGAAACAAGGAATCAATAAGAAATACCCTGTATGCAGTGACCTCCCAATTAAAGGAAAAAGCATTTGAAAATGCCCGTATCGCTGTTGATTTGATAGAAAGCACTCCGGATAGATAA
- a CDS encoding NAD-dependent epimerase/dehydratase family protein: MDKYLVTGGAGFIGSNIVERLLNDGHKVRVVDNLSTGKFENIREFINDIEFICGDISDYKTAQKAVTGVDYIMHHAALPSVVLSIEDPVSVNESIVTATLNLFKASVESKTVKRIVQAVSAAAYGNSSGVPNKEDMLPDPISPYAVAKLTQEYYGKAFFNVYGLEVFSLRYFNVFGPKQDPKSFYSGVISIFTSQMLNGIQPVIFGDGLTTRDFVYIDNIVEANLLACKCKWPGKPEIINIGCGESITLKELVEMLNKILGTSFSVKYEKERIGDVRFSAADISNAGKILGYMPKVKVYEGLQNLVQWMKKQ; encoded by the coding sequence ATGGATAAGTATCTTGTTACAGGTGGAGCAGGCTTTATAGGCTCCAATATTGTTGAAAGACTACTGAATGATGGTCATAAGGTAAGAGTTGTAGATAATCTCTCAACAGGAAAATTTGAAAATATTCGGGAATTTATAAATGATATAGAATTCATATGCGGTGACATATCTGATTATAAAACAGCTCAAAAAGCAGTAACCGGAGTCGATTACATAATGCACCATGCAGCACTGCCATCCGTTGTACTATCAATAGAAGACCCGGTTTCAGTAAATGAAAGTATAGTAACCGCTACTTTAAACTTATTTAAAGCTTCTGTTGAAAGCAAGACTGTAAAAAGAATTGTCCAGGCTGTTTCTGCTGCTGCTTACGGTAACTCTTCAGGGGTACCAAACAAAGAGGACATGCTGCCTGATCCTATTTCCCCTTACGCGGTGGCAAAGCTCACTCAGGAATACTACGGCAAAGCATTCTTTAACGTATATGGACTGGAAGTATTTTCGTTGAGATATTTTAACGTTTTTGGCCCGAAACAGGATCCGAAATCTTTCTATTCAGGTGTCATTTCAATTTTTACATCCCAAATGCTGAATGGCATACAACCGGTTATTTTCGGAGACGGCCTCACAACACGGGATTTTGTCTATATTGACAACATAGTTGAAGCAAACTTGCTTGCCTGTAAATGCAAATGGCCAGGAAAACCTGAAATAATTAATATCGGCTGTGGTGAAAGCATTACACTGAAGGAGCTGGTAGAAATGCTCAATAAAATTCTGGGGACCAGCTTTTCCGTTAAGTATGAAAAGGAAAGAATAGGTGATGTAAGATTTTCTGCGGCTGATATATCAAACGCCGGAAAGATATTAGGGTATATGCCAAAAGTAAAGGTATATGAGGGATTGCAAAATTTGGTCCAGTGGATGAAAAAACAGTGA
- a CDS encoding polysaccharide deacetylase family protein, with translation MFLYDIARKINHKRKLRQKELAGLYLSPVRRIERVAPSSKGRYVAMTFDDGPSALPPNPLTKIEYAHEGLTDILLDILGRYDAKGTFDVIGTTEYNYPDKAGKVNYFSWGGMKFDHYPDFKKDSSGGVKNQLETARRMISEGHELSNHGYRHVLFGPMKIVYGRRAYYKNLQEVIDDLSVLHDYVLTELNYEMKLSRPPHYIDRILGGHSSYDVYKYMGYQYLAASFDGGGWKPSSGNYKTDVDMMVKPLEQALLSDPDILNGQIIFQKDGCNMSRQTPVADALDEHLRLLSQAGYKIITASELLKISPFSDIGDKDPAFEYVQHLAILGHCIGYKNNTFQPDRILTNGELAVMLTPPEVLNKIHREQYDQNSKEHPYYKVIMLASKQSWFRKTWGSKGDFMVNEPVSVKGFEKFLNCISDGEDIDWTPSFHNGYLKRRDVMSCLAGLTNKAVYNKLYV, from the coding sequence ATGTTTCTTTATGATATAGCGCGTAAAATAAATCACAAAAGGAAGCTCCGTCAGAAAGAACTGGCTGGCCTTTATTTAAGCCCTGTCAGGCGGATAGAGCGGGTTGCTCCGTCAAGCAAAGGCCGATATGTTGCTATGACTTTTGATGACGGTCCCAGTGCGCTGCCTCCTAATCCATTGACAAAAATAGAGTATGCACATGAGGGCCTAACAGACATACTCCTTGATATACTCGGCAGATATGACGCAAAGGGTACTTTCGATGTAATAGGAACTACCGAATACAACTATCCCGATAAAGCCGGAAAAGTCAATTATTTTTCCTGGGGAGGAATGAAATTTGACCATTATCCGGATTTCAAAAAAGATAGTTCCGGAGGAGTAAAAAACCAGCTTGAAACGGCAAGGCGCATGATATCCGAAGGCCATGAGTTGTCAAACCATGGCTACAGGCATGTGCTTTTTGGCCCTATGAAGATAGTATATGGACGCAGAGCATATTATAAAAATCTGCAGGAAGTTATAGACGACTTATCGGTTTTACATGATTATGTACTGACAGAATTAAACTATGAAATGAAGCTGTCACGCCCCCCGCATTACATAGACCGGATACTCGGAGGTCATAGTTCATATGATGTGTATAAGTACATGGGGTATCAGTATTTGGCTGCAAGCTTTGATGGCGGGGGCTGGAAGCCTTCAAGCGGAAACTATAAAACTGATGTAGATATGATGGTAAAGCCCCTGGAGCAGGCACTGCTTAGTGACCCTGACATACTAAACGGGCAAATAATATTCCAGAAGGACGGCTGTAACATGTCCCGTCAGACTCCGGTGGCTGATGCCCTTGATGAGCACCTTCGCCTTCTGTCACAGGCGGGCTACAAGATTATAACCGCATCAGAGCTATTAAAGATATCACCATTTTCAGATATTGGAGATAAGGACCCTGCATTTGAATATGTACAACATCTTGCAATCCTGGGACACTGTATCGGATATAAGAACAACACTTTCCAGCCTGACAGAATTTTGACAAACGGGGAACTTGCAGTAATGCTTACACCTCCGGAAGTTCTGAACAAAATACACAGAGAGCAGTATGATCAAAACTCTAAAGAACATCCGTACTATAAGGTAATTATGCTGGCATCAAAGCAGTCATGGTTTAGAAAAACCTGGGGGTCAAAGGGTGACTTCATGGTTAATGAACCTGTATCTGTCAAAGGGTTTGAAAAGTTTCTGAATTGCATATCCGATGGTGAGGATATTGATTGGACACCTTCGTTCCATAACGGATATCTGAAACGCCGTGATGTTATGAGCTGCCTCGCAGGATTGACAAACAAAGCTGTTTACAATAAACTTTACGTATAA
- a CDS encoding PHP domain-containing protein, which yields MKFDLHIHSRHSHDSCSSVKNIIEKAKNRGLQGISITDHNSFNGSEEALMIAPKDMIIIPGVEYSTDQGHFLVYFLNKGLENQGLARDSRGRFNWKELTIAAHDQNALVFVAHPYKYSKKHDSEIWNHIDGIEVYNSRASLCRNVHANPQALEALSTYKKPFSAGSDSHWLGEVGNAYWECDILNETNSTEILQKIKSSLMDGTGRVWGSATHRLYEPASQIYKGIKSSKYILTVKPILKMIYSLVLECSRISGFGKKACEGWIDIESRKGGN from the coding sequence ATGAAATTTGATCTTCATATACATTCAAGACACTCTCACGACTCCTGCAGCAGTGTAAAAAACATAATAGAAAAGGCAAAGAACCGTGGTTTACAGGGGATTTCAATCACTGATCACAACAGCTTTAACGGCAGCGAAGAAGCTTTAATGATTGCTCCTAAAGACATGATTATTATACCAGGAGTAGAATACTCAACGGATCAGGGCCACTTTCTTGTTTATTTCCTTAACAAAGGGCTTGAAAATCAAGGTCTCGCAAGAGATTCCCGCGGCCGCTTTAACTGGAAGGAATTAACTATCGCAGCCCATGACCAGAATGCTCTTGTTTTTGTTGCACATCCCTATAAATACTCAAAAAAACATGATTCTGAAATATGGAACCATATCGACGGCATAGAAGTCTATAACAGTAGAGCTTCCCTATGCAGAAATGTCCATGCCAATCCCCAGGCACTAGAAGCACTAAGTACCTATAAAAAACCGTTTTCAGCCGGAAGTGACTCCCACTGGCTTGGAGAAGTCGGCAATGCATACTGGGAATGCGATATTTTGAATGAAACTAATAGTACTGAAATACTTCAGAAAATAAAATCATCTTTGATGGACGGCACCGGGAGGGTTTGGGGTTCTGCAACTCATAGGCTTTATGAGCCCGCAAGCCAGATATATAAGGGCATTAAGTCATCGAAATATATTCTGACTGTAAAGCCCATTTTAAAAATGATTTATTCCCTCGTTCTTGAATGCTCACGTATTTCAGGTTTTGGGAAAAAAGCCTGTGAAGGATGGATAGATATAGAAAGCAGGAAAGGCGGAAATTAG
- a CDS encoding ATP-grasp domain-containing protein has translation MNSVIVTDVRYRMSLAIIRSLGKKGIPVTAVEYDTTPYKSALGFFSRYTRKKEFLPGAPYENTAFINKIINLASVSTDSQFVKPVLIPVGLDSLTAVSKHKDVLEPYLSFIVPSPESIEIANDTGKLLEIAACKGIPCPETTTLYENETIEELAARLAYPVVIKYREGEILKFKPEKRYSIVKSPDRFIKVFEEMHSIQSCPIVQKYINGSGYGVSVVFDKNSDPLEIFCHKRLREYPVTGGPSCLCESIWNDRLVSYAVTLLKALKWQGVAMVEFKGDPEGDIRLMEINPRFWGSLPLSVAAKCDIPYAYYRASMGEKAETRLYEWHPSRYKLGKKMRFLFQDIMSLPGYLKLSSNKLRFLASFVLQLLNPRISDGVLELRDWRPSFYYVMQLLRKGKRKKQ, from the coding sequence TTGAATAGCGTTATTGTAACAGATGTCAGATACCGTATGAGCCTTGCCATAATTCGTTCACTTGGGAAAAAAGGCATTCCCGTAACTGCAGTCGAATATGATACTACTCCATATAAATCAGCCTTAGGCTTTTTTTCCAGATACACACGGAAAAAGGAATTTTTACCGGGCGCTCCATATGAAAACACAGCTTTTATTAACAAAATAATAAATCTAGCTTCAGTCTCCACAGATTCTCAATTTGTAAAGCCTGTGCTCATCCCTGTCGGGTTGGATAGTCTTACGGCTGTTTCAAAGCATAAGGATGTTCTTGAACCTTATTTAAGCTTTATTGTCCCTTCACCAGAAAGCATAGAAATCGCGAATGATACCGGCAAGCTGCTCGAGATAGCAGCCTGTAAAGGTATACCATGCCCTGAAACCACTACTCTGTACGAAAATGAAACAATTGAAGAGCTTGCTGCAAGACTTGCATATCCGGTTGTTATCAAATATAGAGAAGGAGAAATCCTTAAATTCAAACCAGAAAAGAGATATAGTATTGTAAAATCCCCTGACCGCTTTATAAAAGTGTTTGAAGAAATGCATAGCATACAATCCTGTCCTATTGTACAAAAATATATTAACGGCAGTGGGTACGGTGTTTCAGTGGTTTTCGACAAAAACAGTGATCCTCTGGAAATTTTCTGTCATAAACGACTGCGTGAATATCCTGTTACAGGTGGACCAAGTTGTTTATGTGAAAGCATCTGGAACGACAGACTGGTCAGCTATGCTGTAACACTTCTGAAGGCATTGAAATGGCAGGGAGTTGCTATGGTGGAGTTCAAAGGAGATCCTGAAGGAGACATCCGCTTGATGGAAATAAATCCGCGGTTCTGGGGAAGCCTCCCACTCTCTGTTGCAGCAAAATGTGACATACCCTATGCATACTACCGTGCTTCCATGGGTGAAAAAGCTGAAACCCGGTTATATGAATGGCACCCAAGCCGTTACAAGCTTGGCAAAAAAATGCGTTTTTTATTTCAGGATATTATGTCCCTACCCGGGTATTTGAAGCTTTCAAGTAATAAGCTGAGATTTCTGGCAAGCTTTGTATTGCAATTACTAAACCCGAGAATATCTGATGGCGTATTAGAGCTAAGGGACTGGCGCCCGTCTTTTTATTATGTGATGCAGCTATTGAGGAAAGGAAAGAGGAAAAAGCAATGA
- a CDS encoding YitT family protein, with amino-acid sequence MGIAKKTLRGWRDYLWIIIGSFLTAISINVFMVPYKIAPGGVSGAATVVYYLTGGKMPVGITMLILNIPLFIAGIKFIGKRFAFRTLFSTLLLSLIIDTTEPFTNLFVENFLAKFGQDASQPDLLLYSIFGGGFMGLGLGLVFKSGATTGGSDLASRIVNHFIPNFTMGQILLFVDTSVIIFAAVAFRSFILALYAIVTLYVSSQVIDAILEGVNFAKAVFIISDKSEEIADKILVDLDRGVTALKGTGMYTRNDKNVLLCVLHRGQLSLLKEIVREVDSKAFIILTDIREVLGEGFKTYD; translated from the coding sequence ATGGGTATTGCAAAAAAAACATTAAGAGGGTGGAGGGACTATTTATGGATTATTATTGGCTCTTTTTTAACTGCCATATCCATAAATGTGTTCATGGTTCCTTATAAGATTGCACCCGGGGGAGTGAGTGGAGCTGCCACAGTTGTTTACTATCTGACAGGCGGTAAAATGCCGGTGGGTATTACCATGCTTATTTTAAACATTCCCCTTTTCATCGCAGGGATAAAATTCATAGGCAAAAGATTTGCATTCAGGACATTGTTCAGTACCTTGCTTCTGTCGTTAATAATAGACACTACGGAACCTTTTACGAATTTATTCGTTGAAAATTTTCTGGCGAAATTCGGACAGGATGCTTCACAACCGGATCTTTTGTTATACTCCATATTTGGAGGCGGGTTTATGGGACTGGGCTTGGGTCTTGTTTTTAAATCAGGCGCAACCACAGGGGGAAGCGACCTTGCATCCAGGATAGTCAATCATTTTATTCCTAACTTTACAATGGGACAAATCCTGCTGTTCGTTGATACAAGTGTAATAATTTTTGCGGCTGTCGCATTCAGAAGTTTTATTCTTGCACTTTATGCCATAGTAACGTTGTATGTTTCCTCGCAGGTTATAGATGCGATACTTGAAGGTGTAAATTTTGCCAAGGCTGTATTTATTATTTCTGATAAATCAGAGGAGATAGCAGACAAGATCCTGGTTGATCTGGACAGGGGAGTTACCGCACTGAAGGGAACCGGAATGTATACAAGAAATGATAAAAATGTTTTGCTATGCGTACTTCACAGGGGACAGCTTTCCCTTTTAAAGGAAATTGTAAGGGAGGTTGACAGCAAAGCCTTTATTATACTGACAGATATAAGGGAAGTGCTGGGTGAAGGCTTTAAGACCTATGACTGA
- a CDS encoding transketolase, giving the protein MEKQKLKELKLKAVQIRKHILTEVHNAASGHPGGSLSCADILTVLYFAEMRVDPSNPKWEDRDRFVLSKGHCSPALYAVLAEKGFFPKEELARFRNIDSYLEGHPSMRYVPGVDMSTGSLGQGISAAVGMAIAGKLDKKEYGVFAVLGDGEIQEGQVWEACMAAAHYKLNNLTAFLDYNQLQIDGKISEVMSPEPVADKFRAFGWNVINADGHDFEQLSSAIAQAREVKDKPTMIIANTVKGKGVSYMENQAGWHGNAPNKEQYDQAMAELNELLTKLEVE; this is encoded by the coding sequence ATGGAAAAGCAAAAGCTTAAGGAACTGAAGTTGAAAGCGGTGCAAATCCGCAAGCATATCCTTACAGAAGTACATAATGCTGCTTCAGGACATCCAGGGGGATCACTTTCATGTGCTGATATACTGACTGTTTTATACTTTGCTGAAATGCGTGTAGATCCTTCAAACCCCAAATGGGAGGATAGAGATAGATTCGTTTTATCAAAAGGACATTGCTCACCCGCTCTGTATGCTGTATTGGCAGAAAAGGGGTTTTTTCCAAAAGAGGAGCTGGCAAGGTTCAGGAATATAGACAGCTACCTTGAGGGGCATCCGAGTATGAGATATGTGCCTGGTGTAGATATGTCTACAGGATCTCTTGGACAGGGAATCTCTGCTGCTGTAGGTATGGCTATTGCCGGAAAACTGGACAAGAAAGAATACGGCGTTTTTGCAGTGCTTGGTGACGGGGAGATCCAGGAAGGTCAGGTATGGGAAGCTTGCATGGCGGCAGCTCATTATAAACTGAATAACCTTACCGCATTCTTAGACTATAATCAATTGCAGATAGATGGGAAGATTTCGGAAGTAATGTCTCCTGAACCGGTTGCAGATAAGTTCAGAGCCTTTGGCTGGAATGTGATAAATGCCGACGGACATGATTTTGAACAGCTTTCCAGTGCGATAGCACAGGCAAGGGAAGTAAAGGACAAACCTACCATGATAATTGCCAATACCGTTAAGGGTAAGGGAGTTTCCTATATGGAAAATCAGGCGGGCTGGCATGGGAATGCACCTAATAAAGAGCAGTACGATCAAGCAATGGCAGAACTGAATGAACTTCTGACGAAGTTGGAGGTGGAGTAA
- a CDS encoding transketolase family protein — protein sequence MMQKIATREAYGNALAEFGSDNRIVVMDADLSKSTKTENFKKIYPERFINMGIAEGNMISTAAGIATCGKIVFASTFAIFVSERACEQIRNSVCYPNLNVKIGASHSGITVGEDGASHQCLEDIAIMRALPNMVVVSPADATEARLAVKAAIEYDGPVYLRLGRSGVPVIFDDSYKFELGKGVTVAEGEDVTIVATGIMVHSALEAREILKNEGISARIVNIHTIKPIDKDIIIKAAKETGALVTAEEHSIIGGLGSAVAEVLVDNYPVPVKMVGVSDRFGKSGKPDELLKMYGLTSTDIVEKVKAVVKMKR from the coding sequence ATGATGCAGAAAATTGCAACGAGAGAAGCGTATGGAAATGCATTGGCTGAATTCGGCAGTGATAATAGAATAGTTGTAATGGATGCGGATCTTTCCAAGTCTACAAAAACAGAGAATTTTAAAAAGATATATCCTGAAAGATTTATTAATATGGGAATAGCCGAGGGCAATATGATTTCTACTGCTGCAGGTATTGCTACCTGTGGGAAGATAGTTTTCGCCAGTACTTTTGCAATATTCGTTTCTGAAAGGGCATGTGAGCAGATAAGGAATTCAGTTTGCTATCCAAACCTAAATGTGAAAATCGGGGCAAGCCATTCCGGTATAACAGTAGGCGAGGATGGTGCATCACATCAGTGCCTGGAGGATATAGCCATAATGAGGGCTTTACCTAATATGGTTGTGGTAAGTCCTGCCGATGCTACAGAAGCGAGACTGGCAGTCAAGGCTGCTATTGAATACGATGGTCCTGTGTATTTGAGATTGGGGCGTTCAGGTGTACCCGTTATTTTTGATGATAGCTATAAGTTCGAACTGGGTAAGGGCGTTACTGTTGCGGAGGGTGAGGACGTAACAATAGTTGCAACGGGAATTATGGTCCACTCTGCTTTGGAGGCCAGGGAAATACTTAAAAATGAAGGAATCAGTGCGAGGATAGTCAATATACATACTATAAAGCCTATAGATAAGGATATTATCATTAAAGCTGCGAAGGAGACAGGTGCTTTAGTGACAGCAGAAGAGCACAGTATTATTGGAGGGCTTGGAAGTGCAGTAGCCGAAGTTTTGGTGGACAACTATCCTGTACCTGTAAAAATGGTTGGTGTTTCGGACAGGTTCGGAAAGTCAGGTAAACCTGATGAGCTACTGAAGATGTATGGTCTGACATCAACAGATATTGTTGAAAAAGTTAAGGCAGTTGTTAAGATGAAACGTTAA
- a CDS encoding LemA family protein: protein MNYNYNAYPWGRWIKLGIAVLIVLILLVSTVSTYNNLAAADQKVKSNWSQVENVMQRRADVINNLVETVKGYVKHEEKVFGDIASARSILMNGNADMQTKLEADKRISDAAKSVLLLVENYPNLKANEQFGNLQMEIERSENRVSIARRDFIGAVEAYNLKLARFPGNVFAKVLGFSEKDYFEASPESKEAPKVKF, encoded by the coding sequence ATGAACTATAATTATAACGCTTATCCATGGGGAAGATGGATTAAATTGGGAATAGCCGTATTGATTGTTCTGATTTTGCTGGTAAGCACTGTCTCGACATACAACAATCTTGCAGCTGCCGACCAGAAGGTAAAGAGCAACTGGAGCCAGGTGGAGAATGTAATGCAGAGAAGAGCTGATGTGATAAACAATCTTGTCGAAACGGTGAAAGGATATGTAAAACATGAGGAAAAGGTTTTCGGTGATATTGCTTCGGCGAGGTCAATACTCATGAATGGCAACGCTGATATGCAAACCAAACTGGAAGCCGACAAGAGGATATCGGATGCAGCAAAGAGCGTACTACTGCTGGTGGAGAATTACCCCAACCTGAAAGCAAATGAGCAGTTCGGAAATTTACAGATGGAAATAGAGAGAAGTGAAAACAGGGTTTCTATTGCAAGGAGAGACTTTATAGGCGCTGTCGAGGCTTATAATTTAAAGCTTGCACGATTCCCGGGGAATGTATTTGCAAAAGTATTGGGATTTTCTGAAAAGGACTACTTTGAGGCTTCTCCTGAAAGTAAAGAAGCACCAAAGGTCAAATTTTAA